A genomic segment from Aspergillus puulaauensis MK2 DNA, chromosome 1, nearly complete sequence encodes:
- a CDS encoding uncharacterized protein (TransMembrane:1 (i80-103o)) has protein sequence MQQDYARRIPIEETPCIWHYVGTSDYLMKDSCVYGDASVTFFLGDVKAARSLLVYMHPTLNDINRPGEALTLRAQAFPSFFLLLPQLGLSSISAFLVLSFSWYPSMIALFGSITAS, from the coding sequence ATGCAGCAGGATTATGCTCGCCGTATTCCTATTGAAGAAACACCATGCATCTGGCACTATGTAGGGACAAGCGATTATTTGATGAAAGACTCTTGTGTTTATGGCGACGCTTCTgtgaccttcttcctcggcgacgTGAAGGCTGCTCGCAGTTTATTGGTATATATGCACCCCACACTTAACGACATAAACAGACCTGGCGAGGCCTTAACCTTAAGGGCTCAAGCTTTTCCAAGCTTTTTTCTGTTACTCCCACAACTTGGCCTATCTTCAATTTCTGCATTCCTTGTCTTATCCTTCTCCTGGTATCCTTCTATGATTGCCCTCTTTGGAAGTATCACAGCATCATAG
- a CDS encoding uncharacterized protein (COG:E;~EggNog:ENOG410PKYJ;~InterPro:IPR029154,IPR002204,IPR036291,IPR006115, IPR008927,IPR013328;~PFAM:PF03807,PF03446,PF14833;~go_function: GO:0016491 - oxidoreductase activity [Evidence IEA];~go_function: GO:0050661 - NADP binding [Evidence IEA];~go_function: GO:0051287 - NAD binding [Evidence IEA];~go_process: GO:0055114 - oxidation-reduction process [Evidence IEA]) produces the protein MSVSRAFVLARRGTVPRSCHSPAQLSRFTKAFSTSLRRDDTWGFIGLGQMGYNMAKNLHAKIPPTDTLLIRDVNEESTNRFLQEASEAAKGTGANVTTRPKVEVADSARDLAEKSSVIITSLPEPQHVKDVFHSMLRQGTLPALDKERVFIDTSTIDPASSKEVANSIHTTQQGRFVDAPVSGGVVGARAGTLSFMFGASSQTGELVDRVKAILLLMGKKAWHMGEAGTGVSAKLANNYILAINNIATAEAMNLGMRWGLNPKALAELVSASTGRCWPMDVNNPVPGVVEGAPASRDYEGGFGVSLMNKDLRLALTAAKESGSPLALAEVAQIIYSVVESEHRGKDFSVVYKWLQDQSQPQ, from the exons ATGAGTGTATCGCGAGCTTTCGTCCTTGCGCGGAGGGGCACTGTTCCCAGGTCATGCCACTCACCTGCACAGCTTTCACGATTTACAAAGGCCTTTTCGACCAGTCTACGCCGAGATGATACCTGGGGATTTATTGGGCTGGGCCAGATGG GCTACAACATGGCCAAGAATTTACACGCAAAGATTCCCCCGACGGATACACTCCTGATTCGCGATGTGAATGAAGAATCAACAAACCGTTTTCTTCAAGAGGCTAGCGAGGCTGCGAAGGGTACTGGAGCTAATGTTACTACCCGACCCAAAGTTGAAGTTGCGGATAGTGCTAGAGATCTTGCGGAGAAGTCG agcGTGATCATAACCAGTCTTCCGGAGCCCCAGCATGTCAAGGATGTTTTCCATTCCATGCTTCGTCAAGGGACATTGCCGGCACTGGACAAGGAGCGAGTGTTTATTGATACATCGACAATTGATCCGGCTTCCAGCAAGGAGGTCGCAAACTCAATTCATACAACTCAGCAAGGACGATTTGTCGATGCACCAGTTTCTGGCGGCGTTGTGGGAGCCCGCGCCGGTACCCTCTCTTTCATGTTTGGAGCGTCGTCTCAAACAGGAGAACTTGTGGACCGTGTCAAAGCCATTCTGCTTCTCATGGGAAAAAAGGCGTGGCATATGGGTGAAGCCGGAACGGGCGTCTCGGCTAAGCTCGCCAACAACTACATTCTAGCGATTAACAACATTGCGACGGCGGAGGCTATGAACCTTGGGATGCGCTGGGGTCTTAACCCCAAAGCCCTAGCGGAACTGGTCAGTGCTTCCACAGGTCGGTGCTGGCCAATGGACGTGAACAACCCCGTCCCCGGTGTCGTTGAGGGGGCACCCGCGTCGCGCGACTACGAGGGCGGATTCGGGGTCAGTCTTATGAACAAGGACTTGCGGCTTGCTCTTACTGCTGCGAAGGAGTCTGGCTCTCCTCTGGCACTTGCTGAGGTGGCGCAGATCATCTACAGCGTAGTGGAATCGGAGCATCGGGGCAAAGACTTTTCTGTGGTGTACAAATGGCTGCAGGATCAGTCACAACCGCAATGA